The bacterium nucleotide sequence TGACGTCGATCGGCCGCCCCGTTTCGCGCCCCTCGTCCTGGACGCGCAGGGCGTTGTAGATCTCCGGCAGCTCCCCCTCGGGGAACTGCGCGTCCACCACGGCGCCGATGACTTGGACGACCTTGCCCATCCGTTCCATGCGGTGTCCCTCGCGGTGTGCGGTCAGCCGAGCGCGTTCGCGCCGCTGACGACCTCGATGATCTCGTTGGTGATCGAGGCCTGGCGAATCCGGTTCAAGAGCAGCGTCAGCTTGGAAATCAGCTCGTTGGCGTTGCGCGTCGCGTTGTCCATGCTCGTCATCCGCGCCGCGTGCTCCGCGGCGCCCGACTCGAGCAGCGAGTGCAGGACGGAGAAGGCGACGTACCGCTCGAGCAGGCCGGCGAGCAGCCGCTCCGCCTCCGGCTCGTAGAGGAAGTCGATCCCCTCGCGCAGGAACGACGCCGGCTCGCGGCCGGCCACCTCCGCCAGCGGGAGGAGCGGCTCGACGACGACCTTCTGGGAGATCGTCGAGCGGAACTGGTTGTAGACGACGAAGACGGCGTCGGCCTCGCCGCCGATGAACCGCGCCCGCGCCTCGTCGGAGAGGTCGCGCGCCAGCGCCGCCGGCTCGAGGCGCGAGACGTCGGTCAGCCGCCGGCGCACCGCCGCCCCGGGGCGGCGCTTGTAGTAGTCCGCCGCCTTGCGCCCGACGATCGTCAGCGAGACCGCCGTTCCGCCCTCCTCGCGCGCCGCGCGCCAGTGGTCGGCGGTGCGGAGGATGTTGGCGTTGAAGGCGCCGGCGAGGCCGCGGTCGCCGCAGAGGACGATCAGGTCGACCTTCCGCTCCGGGCGGACGGCGAGCAGCGGGTTGAGCTCCGGCCGCGCGCGGAGCGCGACGTCGGCCAGCACCCGCCGCAGCGTCTCGGCGTAGGGGCGCGCGGCGAGCATCGCCTCCTGCGCCCGCCGCAGCTTCGCCGCCGAGACCATCTTCATCGCCCGCGTCAGCTGGGCGGTGTTGCGGACGGAGCGGATCTGCCGCCGGAGATCGCGGGTGTTGTTGGCCATCGCCCCTACTCGGCGACGCCGGCGAGCGCGGCGAACTGCCCGCGGAACTCGTCCAGCGCCGCGCGCAGGCCGGAGACGATCTCGTCGTCGAGCTTCTTCCGCTCGGCGATCAGCGCCAGCAGGTCGGCGCGGCTCGCGTCGAGATAGCCGTTGAGCCGCTTCTCGTACTCGGCCGCCTTCTCCACCGGCACCGCGTCGAGGTAGCCGTTGGTCGCGGCGAAGATCAGCGCGATCTGCTTCTCCACCGAGACCGGCTGGTACTGCGGCTGCTTCAGGATTTCCTGCAGCCGGCGGCCGCGGGCCAGCTGGGCCTGCGTCGCCTTGTCGAGGTCCGAGCCGAACTGGGCGAAGGCGGCCAGCTCGCGGTACTGGGCCAGCTCGAGGCGCAGCGGCCCGGCGATCTTCTTCATCGCCGGCACCTGCGCCGAGCCGCCGACGCGGCTGACCGAGAGGCCGACGTTCAGCGCGGGGCGGATGCCGGCGTAGAAGAGGTCGGTCTCGAGGAAGATCTGCCCGTCGGTGATCGAGATCACGTTGGTCGGGATGTAGGTGGAGATGTCGCCGGCCTGCGTTTCGATCACCGGCAGCGCGGTCAGCGAGCCGCCCGTGCCGGGCGCCTTGCGGACCTCGTGCCCCGCGCCGAGCTCCTTCGCCTTCTCCTTCGCGCGCTCGAACCCCGGCGCGCCCCAGTACTCGGCGCCGTCCACGCTCTCCGACGCGCCGGCCGGCGCCCCGGCCGGGACGACGACGTAGCGCTCGCGCAGCTTCGCCGCGCGCTCGAGCAGGCGGGAGTGGAGGTAGAAGACGTCGCCGGGATACGCCTCGCGGCCCGGCGGCCGGCGGAGCAGCAGCGAGATTTCGCGGTAGGCCGCG carries:
- the atpA gene encoding F0F1 ATP synthase subunit alpha, with protein sequence MDFNVSEITALLKQQIEGYERKVDVAEVGTVTSVGDGIARIHGLEKAASLELLALPHDVFGLALNLEEDSIGAVLLGDVQKIREGDVVRRTRRIIETPVGRSMLGRVVDALGRPVDGRGPVEAEGSAPHERIAPGVVFRQSVKEPLQTGLKAIDALIPIGRGQRELIIGDRQTGKTAIALDTIINQKGKGVICIYVAIGQKQSTVAQVVRTLEEYGALEHTIVVSASASDPAPMQYLAPYAGCAMGEFFRDRGEHVLCVYDDLSKHAAAYREISLLLRRPPGREAYPGDVFYLHSRLLERAAKLRERYVVVPAGAPAGASESVDGAEYWGAPGFERAKEKAKELGAGHEVRKAPGTGGSLTALPVIETQAGDISTYIPTNVISITDGQIFLETDLFYAGIRPALNVGLSVSRVGGSAQVPAMKKIAGPLRLELAQYRELAAFAQFGSDLDKATQAQLARGRRLQEILKQPQYQPVSVEKQIALIFAATNGYLDAVPVEKAAEYEKRLNGYLDASRADLLALIAERKKLDDEIVSGLRAALDEFRGQFAALAGVAE
- the atpG gene encoding ATP synthase F1 subunit gamma; protein product: MANNTRDLRRQIRSVRNTAQLTRAMKMVSAAKLRRAQEAMLAARPYAETLRRVLADVALRARPELNPLLAVRPERKVDLIVLCGDRGLAGAFNANILRTADHWRAAREEGGTAVSLTIVGRKAADYYKRRPGAAVRRRLTDVSRLEPAALARDLSDEARARFIGGEADAVFVVYNQFRSTISQKVVVEPLLPLAEVAGREPASFLREGIDFLYEPEAERLLAGLLERYVAFSVLHSLLESGAAEHAARMTSMDNATRNANELISKLTLLLNRIRQASITNEIIEVVSGANALG